In the Clostridium beijerinckii genome, one interval contains:
- the ispG gene encoding flavodoxin-dependent (E)-4-hydroxy-3-methylbut-2-enyl-diphosphate synthase — MERRKSRKVKVGNVFVGGDSPVTVQSMTNTRTKDVENTLNQIEKLYSAGCDIIRCAVLDMEDAESLGEITKRSPIPVVADIHFDYKLALKAIENGVSALRINPGNIGSVDRIKILKEACSEKKIPIRIGVNSGSLEKDILEKYGMPTAEGLVESALRHVKILEDLDFHDIVISIKSSSVQMMIECYRLIAEKCDYPLHLGVTEAGTIQRGTIKSSIGIGTLLAEGIGDTIRVSLTTDPIEEIKVGIEILKALGLRKKGVEFVSCPTCGRTQINLIKIAEEVEKRLENYKKDIKVAVMGCVVNGPGEARESDIGIAGGKGEGIIFKKGEIIKKVKEEDLIDALMEEIEKLCTDEKSTECN, encoded by the coding sequence ATGGAAAGAAGAAAATCTAGAAAAGTCAAAGTTGGAAATGTATTTGTTGGAGGGGACTCACCTGTCACAGTACAATCAATGACAAATACTCGTACTAAAGATGTGGAAAATACTTTGAATCAAATAGAAAAGCTATATAGCGCTGGATGCGATATCATAAGATGCGCAGTTTTGGATATGGAAGATGCAGAAAGTCTAGGGGAAATTACAAAAAGATCTCCAATACCAGTAGTTGCAGATATACATTTTGATTATAAATTAGCGCTAAAAGCAATAGAAAATGGTGTTTCAGCTCTTAGAATAAATCCTGGTAATATAGGAAGTGTAGATAGAATAAAAATACTTAAAGAAGCTTGTAGTGAGAAAAAGATACCAATAAGAATTGGTGTTAACTCTGGATCTCTAGAAAAAGATATTCTAGAAAAGTATGGCATGCCAACGGCAGAGGGTTTGGTTGAAAGCGCTTTAAGACATGTTAAAATTTTAGAGGATTTAGACTTTCACGATATTGTGATATCTATAAAATCATCTAGTGTACAAATGATGATAGAATGTTATAGATTGATAGCAGAAAAATGTGATTATCCTCTTCATTTAGGAGTGACAGAAGCTGGAACTATTCAAAGAGGGACAATTAAATCAAGTATAGGAATAGGGACGCTTCTTGCAGAAGGAATAGGTGATACTATAAGGGTATCATTAACCACTGATCCAATTGAAGAAATAAAGGTTGGAATTGAAATTTTAAAAGCATTGGGATTAAGGAAAAAAGGCGTTGAATTCGTATCTTGTCCTACTTGTGGCAGAACACAAATAAACTTGATAAAAATTGCAGAAGAAGTTGAAAAAAGGCTTGAAAATTATAAAAAAGATATTAAAGTTGCTGTTATGGGATGCGTTGTAAATGGGCCTGGAGAGGCTAGGGAATCTGATATTGGGATTGCTGGCGGAAAAGGAGAAGGAATAATTTTTAAAAAAGGCGAAATCATAAAGAAAGTAAAGGAAGAAGATCTTATTGATGCCCTAATGGAAGAAATAGAAAAATTATGCACAGATGAAAAAAGCACGGAGTGCAATTAA
- the rimP gene encoding ribosome maturation factor RimP, with protein MKKDVLIERIEELVRPIVSELSCELYYVEYVKENGEFYLRIYIDKEGRVSLNDCEAVSRRVSEILDVEDPIKEAYYLEVSSPGLNRGLYKEEHFKKYIGSEVLIRLTSSLNGVKSVKGLLRDVSEDSILVEGETEIQIPRDKIKAANLEGEI; from the coding sequence ATGAAAAAAGATGTATTGATTGAAAGAATTGAAGAATTAGTAAGACCTATTGTTTCAGAATTGTCATGTGAATTATATTATGTAGAATATGTTAAGGAAAACGGTGAGTTTTACTTAAGAATATATATAGATAAAGAAGGCAGAGTATCATTAAATGATTGTGAAGCGGTTTCAAGAAGAGTTAGTGAGATTCTAGATGTGGAAGACCCAATTAAAGAAGCATATTATTTAGAAGTTTCTTCGCCAGGTCTTAATAGGGGATTATATAAAGAAGAGCATTTTAAAAAGTACATAGGAAGCGAAGTGCTAATTAGGCTTACTAGTTCACTAAATGGAGTGAAAAGTGTAAAAGGATTATTAAGAGATGTCTCAGAAGATTCTATATTAGTAGAAGGCGAGACAGAAATTCAAATACCAAGAGATAAAATTAAGGCAGCAAATTTAGAAGGGGAAATATAA
- the nusA gene encoding transcription termination factor NusA, giving the protein MNEEFVGALKELVKEKGICEDLLFTTIQDAMVAAYKKNYANANTNAQNVKVNIDRETGEIHVYAQKTVVDEVYDDVTEISLEEAKELNPKSEVDDIISLEVTPKNFGRVAAQLAKQVVTQRIKEAERTIIYDEYKEKEFDIITGTILRKDKGIVFVNLGKLEGIIGPNEQIPNEEYKFNEKLKLYIVEVKNGNKGPQIHVSRTHPGLVKRLFELEVPEIFEGVVEIKSISREAGSRSKIAVYSNDEEVDPMGACVGPKGVRVQSIVNELKNEKIDIIKWSKNPEEFIANSLSPAKVLSVAVDENNKSAKVVVDDNQLSLAIGKEGQNVRLAAKLTNWKIDIKSKSQKEAQDEEDERILNTEVEIENEQTTDLNELEIFDDIEVDDSIDEETSMEEIQE; this is encoded by the coding sequence ATGAATGAAGAGTTTGTAGGTGCTCTTAAAGAATTAGTTAAGGAAAAGGGGATTTGTGAAGATTTACTTTTTACAACTATTCAAGACGCGATGGTTGCAGCATATAAGAAAAATTATGCAAATGCCAATACAAATGCACAAAACGTGAAAGTTAATATCGATAGAGAAACAGGAGAAATACATGTATATGCTCAAAAGACAGTAGTTGATGAGGTATATGATGATGTAACAGAAATTTCATTAGAAGAAGCTAAAGAATTAAATCCTAAAAGTGAAGTTGATGATATTATAAGTTTAGAAGTAACTCCTAAAAATTTCGGAAGAGTTGCAGCACAACTTGCTAAGCAGGTTGTTACTCAAAGAATTAAGGAAGCTGAAAGAACTATAATATATGATGAATACAAAGAAAAAGAATTTGATATAATTACAGGAACTATATTAAGAAAAGATAAAGGTATTGTTTTTGTAAATTTGGGAAAATTGGAAGGTATAATAGGACCTAATGAACAAATTCCAAATGAGGAATATAAATTCAACGAAAAGTTAAAACTATATATAGTTGAAGTTAAAAATGGTAATAAAGGACCTCAAATACATGTATCAAGAACACATCCTGGATTAGTTAAAAGACTATTTGAACTTGAAGTTCCAGAAATATTTGAAGGCGTAGTTGAAATTAAAAGTATTTCAAGAGAAGCAGGTTCAAGAAGTAAAATAGCTGTATACTCTAACGATGAAGAAGTAGATCCAATGGGCGCTTGTGTAGGACCAAAAGGAGTAAGAGTACAAAGTATAGTTAATGAACTTAAGAATGAAAAAATAGATATAATAAAATGGAGCAAAAATCCAGAAGAATTTATAGCTAATTCTTTAAGTCCTGCAAAGGTGCTAAGTGTAGCGGTTGATGAAAATAATAAATCTGCAAAGGTTGTTGTTGATGATAATCAGTTATCGCTTGCAATAGGTAAAGAAGGCCAAAATGTAAGACTTGCGGCTAAACTTACAAATTGGAAGATAGATATAAAGAGTAAATCTCAAAAAGAAGCGCAAGATGAAGAAGATGAAAGAATTCTAAATACTGAAGTAGAAATTGAAAATGAACAAACTACAGATTTAAATGAATTAGAAATTTTTGATGATATTGAAGTTGATGATTCAATAGATGAAGAAACTTCAATGGAAGAAATACAAGAATAG
- the rnpM gene encoding RNase P modulator RnpM: MKVKKIPLRMCTGCMEMKPKKELIRVVKTPEGEVCVDLTGKKSGRGAYICKNTECLEKAFKAKRLSRNLEIPISEEIYNKLKDEVNNE, from the coding sequence ATGAAGGTTAAGAAAATTCCTTTAAGAATGTGCACTGGTTGCATGGAAATGAAACCAAAAAAAGAATTAATAAGAGTAGTTAAAACTCCAGAAGGCGAGGTGTGTGTTGATCTGACTGGTAAAAAATCAGGAAGAGGTGCATACATTTGTAAGAACACAGAGTGCTTAGAAAAAGCATTTAAAGCAAAAAGACTTAGTAGAAATTTAGAAATTCCTATAAGTGAAGAAATTTATAATAAACTAAAGGATGAAGTAAATAATGAATAA
- a CDS encoding 50S ribosomal protein L7ae-like protein — MNKFFNFLSMAKKSGNLLEGYSKCDDYRNNTKIYLFIISNDLSDKSKDKFKKHCNEKNIPYIEDFSKEQLGPPIGRKEIMLLGILDNDIAKRLLALYEEEKNI, encoded by the coding sequence ATGAATAAGTTTTTTAACTTTCTAAGTATGGCAAAGAAGTCAGGAAACTTGCTTGAAGGATATAGCAAGTGTGATGACTATAGAAATAATACTAAAATTTATCTTTTTATCATATCTAATGATTTATCAGATAAATCTAAAGATAAATTTAAAAAGCATTGTAATGAAAAAAATATACCATATATTGAAGACTTCTCAAAAGAACAACTAGGACCTCCAATTGGACGTAAAGAAATTATGTTGCTGGGAATTCTAGATAACGATATAGCAAAAAGACTGTTAGCGTTATATGAGGAGGAAAAAAATATATGA
- the infB gene encoding translation initiation factor IF-2, giving the protein MSKIRVHELAKELNIESKELITILKEEFNIEVKNHMSTIEDEDAELIKELLAGKSPSDLVASADNAENSKSIVDVYEDELAEQLNKGIKKKKKTKKEEQEEARIAAEAEAEGKVIEIGGSITVKELAEKLQQPSNDVIRTLIFAGVMAAINAEIDFETAEKVCAEYGVLVERKEEIQELEVLKIEEDDEENLQKRPPIVTVMGHVDHGKTSLLDCIRKAKVTDTEAGGITQHIGAYTIKLNGEEITFLDTPGHEAFTAMRARGAQITDVVILVVAADDGIMPQTKEAINHCKAAGVPIVVAINKIDKPGANVDRVKQELAEQGLLAEDWGGDTICEEVSAKQNLNIDKLLEMVLLTAEMLELKANKDRRAVGTVIEAKLDKGRGAVASLLVQNGTLRVGDSILVGSTYGRIRAMFDDTGKKIKSAGPSIPVEVLGLSEVPEAGDRFNQVKDEKTARNMAESRKDKLKAETLLANHRVSLEDLYNQIKEGKVKELAIIVKADVQGSVEAIKQSLEKLSTDDVKVRVIHGGVGAITETDITLATASNAIVIGFNVRPDNNAAAQADRDGVDIKSYRIIYDAIDDVKSAMIGMLEPDYKEVILGTAEVRETYKISNVGTIAGCYVLKGKLQRNAETRVIRDGIVIFESALSSLKRFKDDAKEVNAGYECGLTIEKFNDIKEGDIVECFMMEAIKRKEL; this is encoded by the coding sequence ATGTCAAAAATAAGAGTACATGAATTAGCAAAAGAATTAAACATAGAGTCAAAGGAATTAATAACTATATTAAAGGAAGAATTTAATATAGAAGTAAAAAATCATATGAGTACAATTGAAGACGAAGATGCTGAATTAATAAAAGAATTATTAGCAGGAAAATCACCAAGCGATTTAGTAGCATCGGCTGATAATGCTGAGAATTCAAAAAGCATAGTTGACGTATATGAAGATGAATTAGCAGAACAACTTAACAAAGGTATAAAGAAAAAGAAAAAGACTAAAAAAGAAGAACAAGAAGAAGCAAGAATAGCTGCTGAAGCAGAGGCTGAAGGTAAAGTAATTGAAATTGGTGGAAGCATAACTGTTAAGGAATTGGCAGAAAAATTGCAACAACCTTCAAATGATGTAATAAGAACGTTAATTTTTGCCGGAGTTATGGCAGCAATAAATGCGGAAATAGATTTTGAAACTGCAGAAAAGGTTTGTGCTGAATATGGAGTTTTAGTTGAAAGAAAAGAAGAAATTCAAGAGTTAGAAGTATTAAAAATAGAAGAAGATGATGAAGAAAATCTTCAAAAGAGACCACCAATTGTAACTGTTATGGGTCATGTTGACCATGGTAAAACATCTTTACTTGATTGTATAAGAAAAGCAAAAGTTACTGATACAGAAGCAGGTGGTATAACTCAGCATATAGGTGCTTATACTATTAAATTGAACGGAGAAGAAATAACATTCTTAGATACTCCAGGTCATGAAGCGTTTACAGCTATGAGAGCTAGAGGTGCACAAATTACAGATGTTGTTATATTAGTTGTTGCTGCAGATGATGGAATCATGCCACAAACTAAGGAAGCTATCAATCACTGTAAAGCAGCAGGAGTTCCTATTGTTGTTGCAATAAATAAAATAGATAAACCAGGAGCAAATGTAGATAGAGTTAAGCAAGAATTAGCTGAACAAGGATTGCTTGCAGAAGACTGGGGCGGAGATACTATATGTGAAGAAGTATCTGCGAAACAAAACCTTAATATTGATAAGTTATTAGAGATGGTTCTACTTACTGCAGAAATGCTTGAACTTAAAGCAAACAAAGATAGAAGAGCAGTTGGAACTGTTATAGAAGCTAAATTAGATAAAGGTAGAGGAGCAGTTGCTAGTCTTTTAGTTCAAAATGGAACTTTAAGAGTAGGAGATTCTATATTAGTCGGATCTACATATGGTAGAATAAGGGCTATGTTTGATGATACTGGTAAAAAAATAAAATCTGCTGGACCATCTATACCAGTGGAGGTTCTAGGACTTTCTGAAGTTCCAGAAGCTGGAGATAGATTTAATCAAGTAAAAGATGAAAAAACTGCTAGAAATATGGCTGAAAGCAGAAAAGACAAATTAAAAGCAGAAACTTTACTTGCTAACCATAGAGTATCATTAGAAGATTTATATAATCAAATTAAAGAAGGTAAGGTTAAAGAGCTTGCTATAATCGTAAAAGCAGATGTTCAAGGTTCTGTTGAAGCTATAAAGCAATCTTTAGAAAAACTTTCTACTGATGATGTAAAGGTAAGAGTTATTCATGGTGGTGTTGGAGCTATAACTGAAACAGATATAACTCTTGCGACAGCATCTAATGCAATAGTTATAGGATTTAATGTAAGACCTGACAACAATGCGGCTGCTCAAGCTGATAGAGATGGAGTAGATATTAAATCTTATAGAATTATATATGATGCAATTGATGATGTTAAGTCAGCAATGATAGGAATGCTTGAACCAGATTATAAGGAAGTTATATTAGGAACAGCAGAAGTAAGAGAAACTTATAAAATTTCAAATGTAGGAACAATTGCTGGTTGTTATGTGCTAAAGGGTAAACTTCAAAGAAATGCAGAGACAAGAGTTATAAGAGATGGAATAGTAATATTTGAATCTGCATTATCATCATTAAAGAGATTTAAAGATGATGCAAAAGAAGTTAATGCAGGATACGAATGTGGTTTAACAATTGAAAAGTTTAACGATATTAAAGAAGGTGACATCGTTGAATGCTTCATGATGGAGGCAATTAAGAGAAAAGAACTTTAA
- the rbfA gene encoding 30S ribosome-binding factor RbfA has protein sequence MANYRGGRINEEFKREISNLIQNEVKDPRLTAMISVTDVKVTKDLRYAKVYVSIFSKDDEEKKNNLEALKNASGFIRKSVGQKINLRHTPEIIIELDDSINYGMHMDELIQRISKGNE, from the coding sequence ATGGCAAACTATAGAGGTGGAAGAATTAACGAAGAATTTAAAAGAGAAATTAGTAATTTAATTCAAAATGAAGTTAAAGATCCAAGACTTACAGCTATGATTTCAGTTACAGATGTTAAAGTTACAAAAGATTTAAGATATGCTAAGGTTTATGTAAGTATATTCTCTAAAGATGATGAGGAAAAGAAAAATAATCTAGAGGCATTAAAAAATGCAAGTGGATTTATAAGGAAATCAGTAGGCCAAAAAATAAATTTAAGGCACACACCAGAAATAATTATTGAATTAGATGACTCTATAAATTACGGTATGCATATGGATGAATTAATTCAAAGGATAAGTAAGGGCAATGAGTAG
- a CDS encoding DHH family phosphoesterase, producing MSSLKEIKEEILKSKRIGLSFHTSPDGDAIGSTLALLNALRHLGKDSYIISRDVISDNLSFLSFANEIDGNTLEPKEGTDLVMILDCGNVERISADLSNYKGKIINIDHHISNEEYGFINYVDVSAAATCEISYLLAKELGIDFNNKTDVEINIGNAVYTGIVTDTGSFRHSNVTKRTHKIVSELIELGVNNSKVHSNLFDNKPFEKVKLMGCVLSNIELALENKVAVLEIPKGMLEEFNLKNTDTSDIISVGLGIKGVEVSMLLKEVEDGVKGSLRSKNDVDVRKVAEVYGGGGHIKAAGVMQKGVDIETAKENLLKILKEELDS from the coding sequence ATGAGTAGTCTTAAAGAAATAAAAGAAGAAATTTTAAAATCAAAAAGAATTGGATTATCATTCCATACATCTCCAGATGGAGATGCTATAGGCAGCACTTTAGCATTACTAAATGCATTAAGACATTTAGGAAAGGATTCATATATTATATCAAGAGATGTTATTTCTGATAACCTCTCTTTCCTTTCTTTTGCCAACGAAATTGATGGTAATACTTTAGAGCCTAAAGAGGGCACTGATCTTGTAATGATATTGGATTGTGGTAATGTTGAAAGAATTTCTGCAGATCTAAGTAATTACAAAGGTAAGATTATTAATATTGATCATCATATTTCAAATGAAGAATATGGATTTATAAATTATGTTGATGTAAGTGCAGCGGCTACATGTGAAATATCATATTTACTAGCAAAAGAGTTAGGAATTGATTTTAATAATAAAACTGATGTTGAAATAAATATAGGGAACGCAGTTTATACAGGGATTGTAACAGATACAGGTTCTTTTAGGCATTCCAATGTTACTAAGAGAACTCATAAAATAGTATCAGAACTTATAGAACTTGGAGTAAACAACAGTAAAGTCCATAGTAATCTTTTTGATAATAAACCATTTGAGAAAGTAAAATTAATGGGATGTGTGTTATCTAATATTGAGCTTGCTCTAGAAAATAAAGTAGCAGTCCTTGAGATACCGAAGGGAATGTTAGAGGAATTTAACTTAAAAAATACTGATACTTCAGATATAATTTCAGTTGGCCTTGGAATTAAAGGTGTAGAAGTTTCTATGCTTTTGAAAGAAGTTGAAGATGGAGTTAAAGGAAGCTTAAGATCTAAAAATGATGTGGATGTTCGAAAAGTTGCAGAAGTATATGGCGGTGGCGGGCATATAAAAGCTGCTGGAGTTATGCAAAAAGGTGTAGATATAGAAACTGCAAAAGAAAATCTGCTAAAGATACTTAAAGAAGAGCTCGACTCATAA
- the truB gene encoding tRNA pseudouridine(55) synthase TruB: MNGVLNIFKNKGMTSFDVVRKIKFLANEKKVGHTGTLDPEATGVLPVCLGKATKTIDYIMNSNKVYEVKFLLGVKTTTYDLEGEILEKNEIDHIKSDEVSEVALSFIGEYDQVPPMYSALKKNGVRLYELARKGIEVEREARKVRIFNISDLKIELPYVYMKVACSKGTYIRSLCYDIGEKLKVGAAMAELNRSETSIFKQLDSVNIDDLTKENIQDYIMTIEDALSFYPKITVKSTFTKLLINGVKVFDKRLTNEKREKNVLYRVYDSEGIFIGIGKQDDDGFKIEKLLL; encoded by the coding sequence ATAAATGGAGTATTAAATATATTCAAAAATAAAGGAATGACTTCCTTTGATGTAGTTAGAAAAATAAAATTCTTGGCTAACGAAAAGAAAGTCGGTCATACTGGAACATTGGACCCAGAAGCTACTGGAGTCCTTCCAGTCTGCCTTGGAAAAGCTACAAAAACTATTGATTATATCATGAACAGTAATAAGGTATATGAGGTGAAATTTCTACTTGGAGTGAAGACAACCACATATGACCTTGAAGGTGAGATATTGGAGAAGAATGAAATAGATCATATTAAGAGTGATGAAGTTTCAGAGGTCGCATTATCCTTTATCGGAGAATATGACCAAGTTCCACCTATGTATTCTGCCCTTAAAAAAAATGGAGTAAGGCTCTATGAATTAGCTAGGAAAGGTATTGAGGTTGAAAGAGAAGCGAGAAAAGTTAGAATATTTAATATATCAGATTTGAAGATTGAATTACCTTATGTATATATGAAAGTAGCTTGTTCAAAAGGGACATATATTAGAAGTTTATGTTATGATATTGGTGAAAAACTAAAAGTTGGAGCAGCTATGGCAGAATTAAATAGATCTGAAACATCTATTTTTAAGCAATTAGATAGTGTAAACATAGATGATTTAACTAAGGAAAATATACAAGATTATATTATGACTATAGAGGATGCACTTTCTTTTTACCCTAAAATTACAGTAAAGAGTACATTTACTAAATTATTAATAAATGGAGTTAAAGTATTCGATAAGAGATTGACAAATGAAAAAAGAGAAAAAAATGTTCTATATAGGGTATATGATAGTGAAGGCATTTTTATAGGAATTGGAAAACAAGATGATGATGGATTCAAAATCGAAAAATTGTTGCTTTAG
- a CDS encoding bifunctional riboflavin kinase/FAD synthetase: MIIIDKHSKDIQSSNNYIALGSFDGLHIGHLSLINKVVEVAKKNKGRSMVFTFKNHPRTLINKENSVKLLMDNERKAKILEKHKVDIVCFKEFDLEFMKMTPKEFIEFLIVNYNIKGFVVGFNYKFGYKNLGNVELLRELQNEYGYELYVMDPRTYNNDVVSSTRIRKAIQDGEVSEANKMLSMPYTLSGEIIHGKKIGRTIGFPTANLKYDENFILPKIGVYYTNVKVNNNIYKGITSVGYNPTVEGKNLTVETYILDFNKEIYGDKIDVSFIKKIRDEEKFNSLEELKDQLESDKAFAKNENCMSALII, encoded by the coding sequence ATGATAATTATAGATAAACATTCAAAAGATATTCAAAGTTCTAATAATTATATAGCTCTTGGAAGTTTTGATGGACTTCATATTGGGCATCTTTCTTTAATAAATAAAGTAGTAGAAGTTGCAAAAAAAAATAAAGGGAGAAGTATGGTTTTTACATTTAAAAACCATCCAAGAACTCTTATAAATAAAGAAAACTCAGTAAAACTTTTGATGGACAATGAAAGAAAAGCAAAAATTCTGGAAAAACATAAAGTAGATATAGTTTGCTTTAAGGAATTTGATCTTGAATTTATGAAAATGACACCAAAGGAATTTATAGAGTTTTTGATAGTTAATTATAATATCAAGGGGTTTGTTGTAGGGTTTAATTATAAATTCGGATACAAGAATTTAGGAAATGTAGAACTTCTAAGAGAATTGCAAAATGAATATGGGTATGAACTATATGTTATGGATCCACGTACATATAATAACGATGTTGTAAGCAGTACTAGAATTAGAAAAGCCATTCAAGATGGTGAGGTTTCAGAAGCTAATAAGATGCTCAGCATGCCTTACACATTAAGTGGTGAAATTATTCATGGAAAGAAAATTGGAAGAACTATAGGTTTTCCTACAGCGAATTTGAAATATGATGAAAATTTCATTTTACCTAAGATTGGTGTATATTATACTAATGTTAAGGTAAATAATAATATATATAAAGGAATCACATCTGTTGGATACAATCCTACGGTTGAAGGTAAAAATTTAACGGTAGAAACTTATATATTAGATTTTAATAAAGAAATATATGGAGATAAAATAGATGTGAGTTTTATAAAAAAAATCCGCGACGAAGAAAAATTTAATAGTTTAGAAGAGTTAAAGGACCAGCTCGAAAGTGATAAAGCTTTTGCGAAAAATGAGAATTGCATGTCGGCTTTAATAATATAG
- the rpsO gene encoding 30S ribosomal protein S15, with product MDKARKLELIKKFGRSEGDTGSPEVQVALLTERIQSLTEHLKVHKKDHHSRRGLLMMVGQRRGLLNYLSDQDIERYRTLIKELGLRR from the coding sequence ATGGATAAGGCAAGAAAATTAGAATTAATTAAAAAGTTTGGAAGAAGCGAAGGCGACACTGGTTCACCAGAAGTTCAAGTAGCATTACTTACTGAAAGAATTCAATCTTTAACTGAACATTTAAAAGTTCATAAGAAAGATCATCACTCAAGAAGAGGGCTATTAATGATGGTTGGTCAAAGAAGAGGTCTTTTAAACTATTTAAGTGATCAAGATATCGAAAGATATAGAACTTTAATCAAAGAATTAGGTTTAAGAAGATAA